In Pirellulales bacterium, a single window of DNA contains:
- a CDS encoding 3-ketoacyl-ACP reductase, protein MTATPVSLVTGASRGIGRAIALALAHVGHVVVVNYVSRQAAADAVVEEIHAAGGHAISVQGDVSQAEDRQTLVERAIAFGGRLDVLVNNAGITSPGRHDLLETTEASWDSVLGTNLKGPFFLAQLAARRMIDFVHAGTIPGAKIINISSISAYAISTDRADYCIAKAGLGAMTWLFADRLAKERITVFEICPGVIATDMTEPVHAKYDQRLAEGLAPMRRWGEPDDVARAVVAIVANAFPYSTGERINVDGGFHIRRL, encoded by the coding sequence ATGACCGCCACGCCTGTTTCGCTCGTGACGGGGGCTTCGCGGGGGATTGGCCGCGCAATTGCGCTGGCGTTGGCGCACGTCGGTCATGTGGTGGTGGTCAACTACGTGTCGCGTCAAGCTGCCGCCGACGCCGTGGTGGAAGAAATTCACGCCGCGGGGGGCCATGCCATCTCGGTGCAAGGGGACGTCTCGCAGGCCGAAGACCGTCAGACATTGGTCGAGCGCGCCATCGCGTTTGGCGGGCGCTTGGACGTGTTGGTTAATAACGCCGGGATCACATCGCCAGGACGCCACGACTTGCTCGAGACCACCGAAGCGAGCTGGGATAGCGTGCTAGGTACGAATCTCAAGGGGCCGTTTTTCCTCGCGCAGCTTGCCGCTCGACGGATGATCGACTTTGTGCACGCGGGCACGATTCCCGGTGCCAAGATTATTAATATCTCGTCGATCTCGGCCTATGCCATCAGCACGGACCGCGCCGATTACTGCATTGCCAAGGCAGGCCTGGGCGCCATGACATGGCTCTTCGCAGATAGGCTGGCCAAGGAACGCATCACGGTATTCGAGATCTGTCCAGGCGTGATTGCCACCGACATGACGGAACCGGTCCATGCGAAATATGATCAACGATTGGCCGAGGGGCTGGCGCCCATGCGCCGCTGGGGCGAACCGGACGACGTAGCGCGGGCCGTGGTAGCAATCGTTGCCAACGCGTTCCCCTACAGCACCGGCGAACGAATCAACGTCGATGGCGGATTTCATATTCGCCGGCTGTGA
- a CDS encoding site-specific integrase, which yields MSKDSVIRLLSEIGKKAGVVVDKQRGKYASAHDLRRSFGERWASRIMPQQLMELMRHETIETTMRYYVGRNAQSTAAVLWDAHSRATGNTFGNTAQKSSVSTGD from the coding sequence ATGTCCAAGGACAGTGTGATCCGTCTGCTTTCGGAGATCGGCAAGAAGGCGGGAGTAGTGGTCGATAAGCAGCGTGGCAAGTATGCCAGCGCCCACGACCTGCGACGTAGCTTCGGCGAGCGATGGGCTTCCCGGATCATGCCACAGCAGCTGATGGAGCTAATGCGGCACGAGACCATCGAGACGACGATGCGTTACTACGTGGGCCGGAACGCCCAGAGTACCGCCGCGGTGCTATGGGATGCTCACAGCCGGGCGACAGGTAACACTTTTGGTAACACCGCTCAGAAAAGCAGCGTTTCTACCGGGGATTAA
- a CDS encoding SH3 domain-containing protein yields MSRRLLCAAMLTLGLSCAVRADDGYGEYDEPQFPYRAFVNADDVYVRSGPGQNYYPVLRLKRGETVDVYRHDPGGWYAIRPPAECFSWISAEFVEPGEGRMATIKGDRVVARVGSAFSDIRDVIQVRLDEGESVEVLEAKRIGTGPAAQTWYKVSPPSGEFRWVSGQFIASEQPTQEVRRRDPNNNLLIARHARRHDDLDGEDSVPRRDKEVSRRDSERDEDGALDQVGDRRSSTRESLERASWSQRRDRELQPESAVTAPRSTINRKRPGPAPGDKELLRELEDLDLELSTEVAKEPSSWNLQPLRTRTDQLLARSETALDRGRVRLVQRKVARFEDIKQRHDMIASAQLATDARNQDVVRASLGGSIGVRPDPNRFDGVGKLTQLSPAQSGVASFALVDREGHVLKYVTPAPGVNLRPYLGQDVGIQGTLGYMSDAHTQHVTAKRVSVIGNTTMIR; encoded by the coding sequence ATGTCCCGGCGTCTGCTCTGTGCGGCAATGTTGACGCTCGGTCTGTCGTGCGCAGTGCGAGCCGATGATGGGTATGGCGAGTACGACGAGCCGCAGTTTCCTTACCGTGCCTTCGTCAACGCCGACGATGTTTACGTCCGTAGTGGTCCGGGGCAGAACTACTATCCCGTCTTGCGGCTCAAACGAGGCGAGACCGTTGATGTGTATCGGCACGATCCGGGGGGCTGGTACGCCATCCGGCCGCCGGCGGAATGCTTTAGTTGGATCTCGGCCGAATTCGTTGAGCCGGGCGAGGGGCGCATGGCGACCATCAAGGGCGATCGCGTGGTGGCGCGCGTCGGCAGCGCTTTTAGCGATATCCGCGACGTAATTCAGGTTCGGCTGGACGAGGGGGAATCGGTCGAGGTGCTCGAAGCTAAACGCATCGGTACCGGGCCGGCGGCGCAAACCTGGTACAAGGTTTCTCCCCCGTCGGGCGAATTCCGCTGGGTATCTGGACAATTCATCGCCAGTGAGCAGCCGACGCAGGAAGTTCGTCGTCGCGACCCCAACAATAATTTGCTAATCGCCCGGCATGCCCGGCGTCATGACGACCTGGACGGCGAGGACTCTGTCCCGCGTCGCGACAAGGAAGTCTCGCGCCGCGATAGCGAAAGGGACGAAGACGGGGCGCTCGACCAGGTGGGGGATCGCCGATCGTCAACGCGTGAATCTCTAGAGCGTGCTTCGTGGTCGCAACGGCGCGATCGCGAACTGCAGCCCGAATCGGCAGTGACCGCCCCACGATCCACTATCAACCGCAAGCGACCGGGCCCTGCGCCTGGCGACAAGGAACTACTCCGGGAGTTGGAAGACCTCGATCTTGAACTCTCGACCGAGGTTGCCAAGGAGCCTTCATCCTGGAATCTGCAACCGTTGCGCACGCGGACCGACCAGTTGCTCGCGCGCAGCGAAACGGCGCTCGACCGGGGGCGCGTGCGGCTAGTGCAGCGGAAGGTGGCACGCTTCGAGGACATCAAGCAACGTCACGACATGATCGCCAGTGCGCAATTGGCCACCGACGCACGCAACCAGGATGTCGTACGAGCGTCGCTCGGCGGTTCGATCGGAGTGCGGCCCGATCCCAATCGATTTGACGGAGTGGGCAAGCTCACGCAGCTCTCGCCGGCGCAATCGGGTGTGGCCAGCTTCGCGCTCGTAGATCGCGAAGGGCATGTGCTGAAGTATGTCACGCCGGCACCAGGCGTGAACCTGCGTCCTTATCTTGGACAAGATGTAGGCATTCAAGGGACGTTGGGTTACATGTCCGACGCACACACGCAGCACGTCACGGCCAAGCGCGTCTCGGTGATCGGGAACACTACCATGATCAGGTAG
- a CDS encoding type I restriction enzyme HsdR N-terminal domain-containing protein codes for MADVPKRVGERLVAGVKKFRPIVEDAKTRDVGEADTVTVVTDMLAELFGYDKFKEITSEFPVKRTACDIATKIDDKLQTLIEVKAIGHELKDTHVRQAVDYAANQGVDWVVLTNGQHWRAYFVKIQKPIEQELVVDIDFLAIDSKKDDDLGLLYLLCKEGWAKSVIEEYQIHQEALSRFFVGATLLGDAVLAVIRRELQRLSPEVRIDVEDVRVVLEKDVIKRDVLEGDKAEVARKRVARAANVALKETS; via the coding sequence GTGGCAGACGTTCCAAAGAGGGTAGGAGAGCGACTCGTAGCCGGCGTCAAGAAGTTCCGGCCGATCGTTGAAGATGCCAAGACGCGCGACGTAGGCGAGGCTGATACCGTCACCGTTGTCACAGACATGTTGGCAGAGTTGTTCGGCTACGACAAGTTCAAGGAGATCACGTCCGAGTTCCCGGTTAAACGCACCGCATGCGATATCGCGACGAAGATCGACGACAAGCTACAGACCTTGATCGAAGTGAAGGCGATCGGCCACGAGTTGAAGGACACCCACGTTCGCCAGGCAGTCGACTATGCAGCGAACCAGGGAGTTGACTGGGTTGTTCTCACAAACGGCCAGCACTGGCGAGCGTACTTTGTGAAGATCCAGAAGCCTATCGAGCAAGAACTGGTGGTCGACATCGACTTCCTGGCGATTGATTCAAAGAAGGACGACGACCTTGGCCTGCTCTACCTGTTGTGCAAGGAGGGCTGGGCGAAGTCTGTGATCGAAGAGTATCAGATCCACCAGGAAGCACTCAGCAGATTCTTCGTGGGCGCTACGCTCCTGGGTGATGCTGTGCTTGCGGTAATCCGCCGCGAGCTACAGAGACTTTCCCCGGAAGTGCGCATCGATGTCGAGGATGTGCGTGTAGTTCTCGAAAAGGATGTGATTAAGCGCGACGTGCTTGAAGGCGACAAGGCCGAGGTGGCGCGCAAGCGCGTTGCCCGTGCTGCGAACGTGGCGCTCAAGGAGACGTCTTAG
- a CDS encoding ornithine cyclodeaminase family protein: MAAIYLTEADVTDLLDMPLAIEAVEAAFNHLAAGDAENVPRVRARAAGIVLHSMIAAAGYLGYVGWKCYTTTRTAARFHVGLYDQTSGSLVALIEADQLGRLRTGATTGVALRLMAAPGASELGLFGVGRQGETQLAAAAAVLPLKRAFVYSRSEERRTVFAQKMSALLSLEVVAVDRPQEAAEDLPIVITATTSSTPVFDGAWLAEGAVVCAVGANALSRAEIDATTVRRAEIVVCDSVAACQNEAGDFADALEKGVFDWRRAVDLAEVVTGRAVGRTRTGGIALFKSVGLAIEDLALAAPLMARAKQAGRGIELPA, encoded by the coding sequence ATGGCTGCGATTTATCTGACCGAAGCCGATGTAACCGACTTGCTCGACATGCCGCTAGCGATCGAGGCCGTCGAGGCGGCCTTCAATCATCTGGCGGCCGGCGATGCCGAGAACGTTCCACGCGTGCGCGCCCGCGCTGCGGGCATTGTGTTGCACAGCATGATCGCCGCTGCCGGGTATCTCGGCTACGTCGGCTGGAAATGCTACACCACCACGCGGACTGCAGCGCGCTTTCACGTAGGACTGTACGATCAGACGAGTGGCAGCCTGGTGGCATTGATCGAAGCAGATCAACTGGGACGATTGCGCACGGGCGCAACGACTGGCGTCGCCTTGCGGTTGATGGCCGCGCCGGGTGCCAGCGAACTGGGACTGTTCGGCGTCGGACGACAAGGTGAAACGCAGCTGGCTGCGGCGGCCGCGGTGTTGCCGCTGAAACGAGCGTTCGTCTATAGCCGCTCGGAAGAACGCCGCACGGTATTCGCCCAGAAGATGAGTGCCCTTCTCTCGCTCGAGGTGGTGGCCGTCGATCGCCCGCAAGAAGCCGCCGAAGACTTGCCCATCGTCATCACGGCCACCACCAGCAGCACGCCGGTCTTCGACGGCGCCTGGTTGGCCGAAGGGGCCGTCGTGTGCGCTGTAGGAGCAAATGCCCTGTCGCGCGCCGAGATCGACGCCACGACCGTTCGCCGCGCCGAGATCGTCGTGTGCGATAGCGTGGCGGCTTGTCAGAACGAAGCTGGCGATTTCGCCGACGCACTCGAGAAGGGAGTCTTCGATTGGCGGCGCGCCGTTGATCTGGCCGAGGTCGTCACCGGCCGAGCCGTAGGACGAACGCGCACCGGCGGCATCGCTCTCTTCAAATCGGTGGGCTTGGCGATCGAGGACCTGGCGCTGGCCGCGCCGCTGATGGCACGGGCTAAGCAGGCAGGACGCGGCATCGAACTGCCCGCGTAA
- a CDS encoding MMPL family transporter, with protein MKRDFYARYSPAILLIAVFLLPISFAGARRALRSNQNRVEQWLPDQYEETQVYAEFRKHFQGEEFVLVSWDGCVLNDQRLKLLAAKLVQPEDSQVPAHERYFSKALTGPGIIETLTSPPINLDRAEAIERLRGSLVGQNGEQTCLVLTLSAEGKKSLRKTIGKIYDTAEQQCNIKHDALHMGGPPSDNVAIDLAGEQSLVRLASIAGLIGLVVSWWCLRSFKLVAIVLTAGVYSAMVSLAFVWYTGGEMNAIVLTMPSLVYVAAISGAIHLANYYRDSIHEKGLEGAATRAILHAWLPLSLATGTTAVGLLTLCYSELVPIQLFGFYSAIGVVVSLFFLFFFMPAAFERWPLADEVTGPAEAPAIDPAFFKGWSNVGHWIIRNNMLMTAGGLAVIAFCALGMSRMETSVQLMRLFSPKAKVVTDYEWLEENLGELVPMEVVINVDPLTSRLNFLERLELVQRVQKEVESIPEVGSSLSAATFSTGLGQAVPTDDTAPKAKRSRRGIGGLVKSLAGVKDEERTAREIRNKKLEEHHDEILSGDYLKEKDGREMWRVSARVSALKNVDYAKFVADIKAKVEPVLDEVRQKLGEDEAKSIEATYTGLVPLVYKAQNSLLDGLVTGFITDLILIFIAIVVAMRALSAGIILAIPSVFPPIVIFGLMGWLGIVVDIGTVMTPSVALGVSVDDIVHFMLQYRRALATGATREEAVMAAYHHCGRAMYQSWGVIGLGLSVFALSPFTPTQRFGCMTIALLTATLLANLLLLPAILAGPLGYLFSLGVKVKKPEAASEPPRNTPPAPKGMRSHDEASSSRQSAIGR; from the coding sequence ATGAAACGCGATTTCTACGCCCGCTATAGTCCTGCGATCTTATTGATCGCAGTGTTCTTGCTGCCGATCTCGTTTGCCGGCGCGCGCCGTGCCTTGCGCAGTAATCAGAATCGGGTCGAGCAGTGGCTCCCCGACCAGTACGAAGAGACGCAGGTCTACGCGGAGTTTCGCAAACACTTTCAGGGCGAGGAATTCGTCCTGGTAAGCTGGGACGGTTGCGTGCTCAACGATCAGCGGCTGAAGCTGCTGGCGGCCAAGCTGGTGCAGCCCGAAGACTCTCAGGTGCCGGCCCACGAACGGTACTTCAGCAAGGCCCTCACGGGGCCCGGCATCATCGAGACTTTGACGTCGCCGCCGATCAATCTTGATCGCGCCGAGGCGATTGAACGATTGCGAGGTTCGCTCGTCGGCCAGAATGGCGAACAGACCTGTCTTGTACTGACGCTCTCGGCCGAGGGGAAAAAGAGCCTCCGTAAGACGATCGGAAAGATCTACGACACCGCCGAGCAACAGTGCAACATCAAGCACGATGCGCTGCACATGGGCGGCCCACCGTCAGACAACGTGGCCATCGATCTGGCCGGCGAACAGAGCCTGGTACGGTTGGCCAGCATTGCCGGGCTGATTGGCCTGGTGGTTTCCTGGTGGTGCCTGCGCAGCTTTAAGCTGGTGGCCATCGTGTTGACCGCCGGCGTATATAGCGCGATGGTCAGTTTGGCGTTCGTGTGGTACACGGGCGGCGAGATGAATGCCATCGTGCTGACGATGCCGTCGCTGGTTTACGTGGCGGCCATCTCGGGCGCGATTCACCTGGCCAATTACTATCGCGATTCGATACACGAAAAAGGACTGGAAGGCGCCGCCACACGCGCCATCTTGCACGCCTGGCTCCCCTTGTCCTTGGCCACCGGAACCACCGCCGTCGGCTTGCTCACGTTGTGCTATAGCGAACTGGTGCCGATCCAGCTGTTCGGCTTCTATTCGGCGATCGGCGTCGTGGTCAGCTTGTTCTTCTTGTTCTTCTTCATGCCGGCCGCGTTCGAGCGTTGGCCGTTGGCGGACGAAGTTACAGGGCCGGCCGAAGCGCCCGCGATCGATCCGGCGTTCTTCAAAGGTTGGAGCAACGTCGGCCATTGGATCATTCGCAACAATATGCTGATGACCGCCGGCGGCCTGGCCGTGATCGCCTTTTGTGCGCTGGGCATGTCGCGGATGGAAACATCGGTGCAGTTGATGCGGCTGTTCTCGCCGAAGGCCAAGGTCGTGACCGACTACGAATGGCTGGAAGAGAATCTCGGCGAGTTGGTGCCGATGGAAGTGGTCATCAACGTCGATCCATTGACGTCGCGGCTCAATTTCCTCGAACGGCTGGAACTCGTGCAGCGCGTGCAGAAGGAAGTGGAGTCGATCCCCGAGGTGGGAAGCAGCCTGTCGGCGGCCACGTTCTCTACTGGCTTGGGTCAGGCAGTACCGACCGACGACACTGCGCCAAAGGCAAAGAGGTCGCGCCGCGGAATCGGCGGGCTCGTCAAGTCGCTGGCCGGCGTTAAAGATGAAGAGCGCACCGCAAGGGAAATTCGCAACAAAAAGCTGGAAGAACACCACGACGAAATTCTGTCCGGTGACTATCTCAAAGAGAAAGACGGCCGCGAGATGTGGCGCGTTAGTGCCCGCGTCAGCGCGCTGAAGAACGTCGACTACGCCAAGTTCGTGGCCGATATCAAGGCCAAGGTCGAGCCCGTCTTGGACGAGGTTCGCCAAAAACTGGGCGAAGACGAAGCCAAGAGCATCGAGGCCACCTATACAGGATTGGTGCCGCTGGTATACAAGGCACAAAACTCGCTGCTGGACGGCCTGGTCACCGGGTTCATTACCGACCTGATTCTGATTTTCATCGCCATTGTCGTGGCGATGCGGGCGCTCTCGGCCGGCATCATTTTGGCGATTCCCAGCGTCTTTCCGCCGATCGTCATATTCGGATTGATGGGATGGTTGGGGATCGTCGTCGATATCGGCACGGTCATGACCCCCAGCGTGGCGTTGGGCGTATCGGTCGACGATATCGTGCATTTCATGCTGCAATATCGACGTGCTCTGGCCACGGGGGCCACGCGCGAAGAGGCGGTGATGGCAGCCTATCATCATTGCGGCCGCGCGATGTATCAAAGCTGGGGCGTGATCGGTCTTGGCTTGTCTGTGTTCGCGCTCAGCCCGTTTACGCCGACGCAACGTTTCGGCTGTATGACGATTGCACTTTTGACAGCCACGCTGTTGGCGAACCTGCTGCTCTTGCCGGCGATATTGGCCGGACCGCTGGGTTATCTGTTCAGCCTGGGGGTGAAGGTAAAAAAGCCGGAGGCGGCCAGCGAGCCGCCGCGGAACACTCCGCCAGCCCCCAAGGGAATGCGCTCGCATGACGAGGCCAGCAGCAGTCGCCAATCGGCCATCGGCCGCTAA
- the xylB gene encoding xylulokinase yields MSIFLGIDVGTSGTKALAMDDSGAILASAMETYPCYHPKPAWSEQDPQDWWRATTSAIQSVVKKARLKAADVKAIGLSGQMHGSVFLDKHDKVIRRALLWNDQRTAAECGEIERRAGGRRKLIKLVANPALTGFTAPKILWLRNHEPKHFDKLRKVLLPKDEIRRRLTGEYATEVSDASGTLLLDVANRRWSTALLSKLELDIDLLPRAYESEQVTGQLTRAAAEELGLSTDCVVVGGAGDCAAGAVGNGIVAKGVISTSIGTSGVMFAHSDTVEIDPEGRVHTFCHAVHGKWHVMGVTLAAGGSLQWFQNELCRDGAPADEPTTADAYEALNREAESVRPGSDGLFFLPYLSGERTPHADPAARGCFIGLSLAHRRGHMLRSIMEGVTYSLRDCLEIIRQLNIPVREIRASGGGSKSALWRQIQADVFGQKVSTINAEEGPAYGVALLAAVGAGAFKNIREACAATIRVVETTASQRAAVKTYDRNFPEYQQLYRSLRDDFRRIAALQE; encoded by the coding sequence ATGAGCATTTTCCTCGGCATCGACGTCGGCACTTCGGGAACCAAAGCGCTGGCGATGGATGACTCTGGCGCGATTCTCGCCAGCGCCATGGAAACATACCCGTGTTATCACCCCAAGCCTGCCTGGAGCGAGCAGGATCCGCAGGACTGGTGGCGGGCCACGACATCAGCCATTCAGTCGGTGGTTAAGAAAGCGCGTCTCAAGGCCGCCGATGTTAAAGCGATCGGCCTGTCGGGCCAGATGCACGGATCGGTTTTTCTCGATAAGCACGACAAGGTTATTCGTCGCGCACTGCTGTGGAACGACCAGCGCACGGCGGCCGAGTGCGGCGAGATCGAGCGCCGCGCCGGAGGCCGGCGCAAGCTGATCAAGCTGGTGGCGAACCCAGCCCTGACCGGTTTCACGGCGCCCAAGATTCTCTGGCTGCGCAACCACGAGCCGAAACATTTCGACAAGTTGCGCAAGGTGCTGCTGCCGAAGGACGAGATCCGCCGCCGTCTGACGGGCGAGTATGCCACCGAGGTGAGCGATGCTAGCGGCACACTGCTACTGGACGTGGCCAATCGTCGTTGGTCGACCGCACTGCTGTCGAAGCTGGAACTCGACATCGATTTGCTTCCCCGCGCCTACGAATCCGAGCAGGTCACCGGCCAGCTAACGCGCGCCGCCGCCGAAGAATTGGGGCTGTCGACCGATTGCGTCGTGGTCGGGGGCGCCGGGGATTGCGCCGCCGGAGCGGTCGGGAACGGTATTGTCGCCAAGGGGGTCATCTCGACGTCGATCGGCACATCGGGCGTAATGTTCGCTCATAGCGACACTGTCGAGATCGACCCGGAAGGTCGTGTGCATACGTTCTGCCACGCCGTACATGGCAAATGGCATGTGATGGGAGTCACCTTGGCGGCCGGCGGATCGCTGCAGTGGTTTCAGAATGAATTGTGCCGCGATGGGGCGCCTGCCGACGAGCCCACCACCGCGGACGCCTACGAAGCACTTAATCGCGAAGCCGAAAGCGTCCGACCCGGTAGCGACGGGCTGTTCTTTTTGCCGTACCTATCGGGCGAGCGTACGCCCCATGCCGATCCTGCGGCGCGCGGCTGCTTCATTGGGCTCTCGCTGGCACATCGCCGCGGCCATATGCTGCGATCCATCATGGAAGGCGTCACTTATTCACTGCGCGATTGCCTGGAGATCATCCGGCAGCTCAACATTCCCGTGCGCGAAATTCGCGCCTCAGGGGGCGGCTCGAAAAGCGCGCTTTGGCGCCAGATCCAGGCCGACGTCTTTGGCCAGAAGGTCTCTACGATCAATGCCGAGGAGGGCCCCGCCTATGGGGTAGCCCTGCTGGCAGCCGTGGGCGCGGGCGCCTTCAAGAATATTCGCGAGGCCTGTGCGGCGACCATTCGCGTCGTCGAGACTACGGCATCTCAACGGGCGGCAGTAAAAACGTACGATCGGAATTTTCCAGAGTACCAGCAACTCTACCGATCGCTGCGCGACGATTTCCGTCGCATCGCCGCTCTGCAAGAATAG